The Catharus ustulatus isolate bCatUst1 chromosome 15, bCatUst1.pri.v2, whole genome shotgun sequence genome has a window encoding:
- the LOC117003243 gene encoding protocadherin gamma-A8-like: protein MCAAGRRWGRRQRALLWAVLLAAWEAAWGQLRYSVPEEMPKGSFVGDVAKDLGLQLPELSDHGFRLIERGKTQYFVLHEKTGHLVTAERIDREQLCERVQQCVLRCELIVEGEMKLYEIEVEITDINDNVPRFRETDRELTMIETDSPGSRFSLPGAHDPDSGRNSLQSYDER from the coding sequence ATGTGCGCGGCTGGGAGGCGCTGGGGCCGGCGGCAgcgagctctgctctgggccgTCCTGCTGGCGGCGTGGGAGGCGGCGTGGGGGCAGCTGCGCTACTCGGTGCCCGAGGAGATGCCCAAGGGCTCGTTCGTGGGCGACGTGGCCAAGGatctggggctgcagctgccggaGCTCAGCGATCACGGCTTTCGCTTAATTGAAAGAGGTAAGACGCAATATTTCGTTCTGCACGAGAAAACGGGACATTTAGTGACGGCGGAGAGGATCgacagagagcagctgtgcGAGCGTGTGCAGCAATGCGTGCTGCGCTGTGAGCTGATAGTGGAGGGGGAAATGAAATTGTATGAAATCGAAGTGGAAATCACGGACATTAACGATAATGTGCCCAGATTCCGAGAGACAGATAGAGAGCTCACAATGATCGAGACGGACAGCCCGGGGTCTCGATTCTCCCTGCCCGGCGCTCATGATCCAGATTCTGGACGGAATTCCCTGCAGAGCTACGATGAGCGGTGA
- the LOC117003497 gene encoding LOW QUALITY PROTEIN: protocadherin gamma-B5-like (The sequence of the model RefSeq protein was modified relative to this genomic sequence to represent the inferred CDS: inserted 7 bases in 5 codons; deleted 3 bases in 2 codons), with product MAVRRRQRLGPGGGRALLGAVLLCVWWRAAAERVRYTIAEELGRGSLVGPLARDLGLSADELPARKLRLXREKHTFTVNEENGNLYVNERLDREEMCGTSEICSVSFEVLVHNPLNVFHVEVGIQDVNDNSPRFRRDKFELEVNELTSPGAHFSVGMADDADVGSNSLQGYELETNKYFVLDVKESQDGSKFAELVLRHNLDRERAELQLLLTALDGGDPPRSGTTQLWINVTDANDNPPVFAEDRYRVSLREDAAPGSTLLNVSASDADTGTNARITYGFGKXAGRVHQKFIMDAETGRMSLKESLDFEDTRGYTLLVEARDGGGLVAHCKVEVQVLDVNDNPPEITVLSLSNPVPEDAPMGTVVAVLNAKDPDSGENGQVSCELSGEAPLSIVASPGGSYKVVTXRALDREQASEHRVTVVARDXGRPVLSSSTELVLEVSDVNDNAPVFEEAAYSAYVAENNAAGALLLRVQARDADAGANGRVSYWLAGGSAGAAGAAPLVSVEARSGALYAQRSLDYEQCREFSVEVRAQDGGAPARSSTATVRVFVLDRNDNAPRVLWPAAVAAPAEAAAVAPFEVVPRSAEAGYLVAKVVAVDADAGRNAWLSYELVQASEPALFRVGLHSGEVRTARAVSERDAAKQRXVAVVKDHGQPALSATATLHVVLAESLQEALPELSERAAGAEAAAAAAELQFYLVLALALLSALFVLSVALAVLARLRRAGPPAVLRCLGAQRFSVAGAAFPADFCEGTLPYSYNLCVTAPARAVPEASWPPVPVLSAEELLGADSCARPDPNSISAEGDVLAGPDAPQVCKA from the exons ATGGCGGTGAGGCGGCGGCAGAGGCTGGGGCCGGGCGGCGGGCGAGCGCTGCTGGGCGCGGTGTTGCTGTGCGTGTGGTGGCGGGCGGCGGCCGAGCGGGTCCGCTACACCATCGCcgaggagctgggcagaggctcGCTCGTGGGGCCGCTGGCGCGGGACCTGGGGCTGAGCGCGGACGAGCTGCCGGCGCGCAAGCTGCGGC AGCGGGAGAAGCATACTTTCACGGTGAATGAGGAGAACGGGAATCTGTACGTGAACGAGAGGCTGGACCGGGAGGAGATGTGCGGCACATCTGAGATCTGTTCTGTCAGCTTCGAGGTGCTGGTGCACAACCCGCTGAACGTTTTCCATGTCGAAGTGGGCATCCAGGACGTGAACGATAATTCTCCGCGTTTTCGGAGAGATAAATTTGAGCTGGAGGTCAACGAGTTGACTTCTCCCGGGGCCCATTTTTCCGTGGGCATGGCTGACGATGCGGACGTGGGAAGTAACTCACTGCAAGGCTACGAGCTGGAGACCAAcaagtattttgttttggaCGTGAAGGAGAGCCAAGATGGCAGCAAGTTCGCAGAGCTGGTTTTGCGACACAATCTGGAC AGAGAGCGAGCcgagctccagctgctgctgacagcgCTGGACGGTGGAGACCCGCCCCGGTCTGGTACCACGCAGCTCTGGATCAACGTCACCGACGCCAATGACAACCCACCCGTGTTCGCAGAGGACCGGTACCGTGTCAGCCTGCGCGAGGACGCTGCCCCGGGGTCGACGTTGCTGAATGTCTCTGCCTCCGATGCTGACACCGGCACCAACGCCCGCATCACCTATGGCTTCGGGAA TGCCGGCCGAGTTCACCAGAAATTCATTATGGATGCTGAGACTGGGAGGATGTCGCTGAAAGAGTCACTGGATTTCGAAGACACGCGAGGTTACACGCTGTTAGTGGAGGCAAGGGATGGTGGCGGTCTGGTGGCGCATTGCAAGGTGGAGGTACAGGTTCTGGACGTGAACGACAACCCTCCAGAGATTACGGTATTGTCGTTGTCGAACCCAGTGCCTGAGGACGCGCCGATGGGCACCGTGGTGGCCGTGCTGAATGCAAAGGACCCAGACTCGGGCGAGAACGGTCAGGTGTCGTGCGAGCTGTCGGGCGAGGCGCCGCTGTCGATCGTGGCGTCGCCGGGCGGCTCGTACAAGGTGGTGAC GCGCGCGCTGGACCGCGAGCAGGCGTCCGAGCACCGCGTGACGGTGGTGGCCCGGG CGGGGCGGCCGGTGCTGTCGAGCAGCAcggagctggtgctggaggtgtcggacgtgaacgacaacgcgccggtGTTCGAGGAGGCGGCGTACAGCGCGTACGTGGCGGAGAACAACGCGGCGGGCGCGCTGTTGCTGCGCGTGCAGGCGCGGGACGCGGACGCGGGCGCCAACGGGCGCGTGAGCTACTGGCTGGCGGGCGGCAgcgcgggcgcggcgggcgcggcgccgcTGGTGTCGGTGGAGGCGCGGAGCGGCGCGCTGTACGCGCAGCGCTCCTTGGACTACGAGCAGTGCCGCGAGTTCTCGGTGGAGGTGCGGGCGCAGGACGGCGGCGCGCCGGCGCGCAGCTCCACGGCCACGGTGCGCGTCTTCGTGCTGGACCGCAACGACAACGCGCCGCGGGTGCTGTggccggcggcggtggcggcgccGGCAGAGGCTGCGGCAGTGGCGCCGTTCGAGGTGGTGCCGCGCTCGGCCGAGGCCGGCTACCTGGTGGCCAAGGTGGTG GCGGTGGACGCGGACGCGGGGCGCAACGCGTGGCTGTCGTACGAGCTGGTGCAGGCGTCGGAGCCGGCGCTGTTCCGCGTGGGGCTGCACAGCGGCGAGGTGCGCACGGCGCGCGCCGTGTCCGAGCGGGACGCGGCCAAGCAGC TGGTGGCCGTGGTGAAGGACCACGGGCAGCCGGCGCTGTCGGCCACGGCCACGCTGCACGTGGTGCTGGCCGAGAGCTTGCAGGAGGCGCTGCCGGAGCTGAGCGAGCGGGCGGCGGGCGCcgaggcagcggcggcggcggccgagctgCAGTTCTACCTGGTGCTGGCGCTGGCGCTGCTGTCGGCGCTGTTCGTGCTGAGTGTGGCGCTGGCCGTGCTGGCGCGGctgcgccgggccgggccgcccgcCGTGCTGCGCTGCCTGGGCGCGCAGCGCTTCTCGGTGGCCGGCGCCGCCTTCCCGGCCGACTTCTGCGAGGGCACCTTGCCCTACTCCTACAACCTGTGCGTGACGGCGCCGGCCCGCGCCGTGCCCGAGGCCTCTTGGCCGCCGGTGCCCGTGCTGTCGGCGGAGGAGCTTCTGGGCGCCGATTCCTGCGCGAGGCCGGACCCGAACAGCATCTCCGCAGAGGGAGACGTGCTCGCTGGCCCGGATGCACCGCAGGTCTGTAAAGCGTGA
- the LOC117003495 gene encoding transcription factor Sox-1-like has protein sequence MSHLQRKTSTRRDPFSNFEVQRGPAEDGEVVIHVLNSHFNVENVQRVVHQHLEADRTGRRLATHLLPVQSPVHVQVPVLLIHREVLLLLAQPQLARRQLVRAQPQVPRQRPHERASAQLLGDGVADPLGRRPPPHAQQHRAQQRSPAARPQPLPPPHRHSLPPPQLAALPSPAAAPPPFQQLSPGIKENVESQRDASLFLSPPLSAAAAAAAGGAAAALAGAGRASSLRGQDAAAAAAPAPLGGGQQRHPEAPPRHCSRRMAALKGARLWAGLSGCT, from the coding sequence ATGAGCCATCTCCAGCGGAAAACGAGCACCAGGAGGGATCCATTCTCCAATTTCGAGGTTCAGAGAGGGCCTGCTGAAGACGGGGAAGTTGTCATTCACGTCCTCAATAGCCACTTCAACGTGGAAAACGTTCAGCGGGTTGTGCACCAGCACCTCGAAGCTGACAGAACAGGTCGCCGACTCGCCACACATCTCCTCCCGGTCCAGTCTCCCGTTCACGTACAGGTTCCCGTTCTCCTCATTCACCGTGAAGTATTGCTTCTCCTCGCTCAGCCGCAGCTTGCGCGCCGGCAGCTCGTCCGCGCTCAGCCCCAGGTCCCGCGCCAGCGGCCCCACGAGCgagcctctgcccagctcctcgGCGATGGTGTAGCGGACCCGCTCGGCCGCCGCCCGCCACCACACGCACAGCAGCACCGCGCCCAGCAGCGCTCGCCCGCCGCCCGGCCCCAGCCTCTGCCGCCGCCTCACCGCCATTCTCTGCCGCCGCCGCAGCTCGCCGCGCTCCCGTCTCCAGCCGCTGCACCGCCTCCGTTCCAGCAGCTCTCGCCGGGAATAAAAGAGAACGTTGAAAGTCAGCGAGACgcctctctcttcctctcacCGCCTCTttccgccgccgctgctgctgctgctggcggtGCCGCTGCCGCTCTGGCCGGCGCCGGGCGAGCGAGCAGCCTGCGGGGGCAGGacgctgcggcggcggcggctccagCGCCGCTCGGCGGCGGCCAACAGCGACACCCGGAGGCGCCGCCGCGACACTGCAGCCGCCGCATGGCCGCGCTCAAGGGGGCCCGGCTTTGGGCGGGGCTCAGCGGCTGTACATga